CATTTCCCAGGGGAGTTCCTCAGCCTTCAGCCGTCGATCCAGACCCCCCTCCCATGGCCACACTACTGGCAGGACTGGATTCTACCGCAACAGCAGCTGTGAACGTCGGAGCAATCTCAGCCTGGCCAGCCTCACCTTCCAGCGGCAAGCTTCCTTGGAGCAAGCCAACTCATTCCCCAGGAAGTCAAGCTTCCGTGCATCCACCTTCCACCCTTTTCTTCAGTGTCCTCCCCTCCCCGTGGAAACGAACAGTCAGCTGATCACCCTCACTCCCACAAGCACCACAACAACCCTTGTGGGAAGCACAACCAACAGCTTAAGGCAACCTGAATTCCACTGGTCTAACAACAGCCTCCGCATCTGCCACTCTACACAAACCCCCCCTCCTGCTTATGAAACCATCATAAAAGCTTTCCCTGATTCCTGAGTTAGATCCTTgctgcaaacacacatgcaTTTTAGGAGGAACCTCAATCATCTCAACAGTTTTCTGTGTGTGATGAAGATCTCTGAGAAGTCTCCAGCTGGCGTTGCAGAGGGGACATACATTGCCTAGATGCAGGTAGCAGTGGTTTCTTAAAGCACAACATCCCACTGTCCAAGGGGCCACTTGTCTTCGCACTGTTGGCTCTAGTTTACTGCTCTGCCATATGCTTGTATATTTATAGTGTTGTATCTTTAATTGTAACCACTGTATCTTtacttcagaagaaagaaaatgctgccacATAAACATCAGTTAATTTCTTGAAGAAACAGATCATGCTAGGAATTACTGTTATACATATTGCTGCAAATTTCActattctgtttcatttcttttattaaaaaaaaaaaaaatgttcttgttttatgtattttcccAAGGATGATACATTTTCAGAGAACATCTCCCATTACTCACCTACTTCCTAAAATCACAGAACAGCCCTGTCTAGGGAACCTTAAATGCAAACCTTGTAGAGGATTTAAAGTCACAGTCCTGACTGTGGCTATAGGCATCCTGCTCTGCTGATAGTAGAGGATCTTAAAAGATTCTGTGTTATGGCTGCTTGTATAAAATTCCCCTCAGTGTGTGAAAATTGTTGAAGTATGTGAAGCTTCATGCAGAGAGAAGTTTTGAACAACATATGAAGTGCATGTTAACAATTATGGATAATTTTCTGTCGGCAGCCAGCAGAACAAGCAGTCACATTTTAATACCCAGTAAAGGCAGTATGGGAGCAGAAGTCctcatgtttcatttttctagtTCTGGTTATCAAGATAAGGAGCATGAGTGACAACtatctttttaattatgtttcCTGTTTTGCAATGGGATTACTCATTTCCTTATTTCAAATTGTATTTCTCAAATTGTACCCATGTTTAATTCTTCCTGGCAAATTATTCACTgaaatcttttctttcactAAAGACATCTATGACTGAATATTTGGATTGTATAAATAGTTGTTATATGAAGataaagatgaaatatttaGTTGAGGTTAACATATATTCTTGACTGTTATACATGTATCATGTCCAGCTAACCCCTGGCTTAGTAGACACTAAGTGCAGTGACATGATGTGAGAGGAGTTCAGGATTTGGAAACAGCACAGGCAAAT
The Apus apus isolate bApuApu2 chromosome 3, bApuApu2.pri.cur, whole genome shotgun sequence genome window above contains:
- the MYCT1 gene encoding LOW QUALITY PROTEIN: myc target protein 1 (The sequence of the model RefSeq protein was modified relative to this genomic sequence to represent the inferred CDS: deleted 1 base in 1 codon): MIRPFPFRQTTQFPGSTKTLLLLLNLKRSETRCSSVDIPFYICYLDVMDRNSTYSPITWPPKFWEQITIAFTVSMVVGLVIGGIIWALFTCLSRRRASAHISQGSSSAFSRRSRPPSHGHTTGRTGFYRNSSCERRSNLSLASLTFQRQASLEQANSFPRKSSFRASTFHPFLQCPPLPVETNSQLITLTPTSTTTTLVGSTTNSLRQPEFHWSNNSLRICHSTQTPPPAYETIIKAFPDS